One window of Papaver somniferum cultivar HN1 chromosome 9, ASM357369v1, whole genome shotgun sequence genomic DNA carries:
- the LOC113311312 gene encoding uncharacterized protein LOC113311312 produces the protein MKEEIKKIDKNGTWERVERPHDKEIIGVKWVHKTKTNPDGSIQKPQKKCRIHQLDVKSAFLNGELEEEIYIQQPQSFVKQGEKRKRSPNEPTLYIKTINSGTLIVSMYVDDLIYTGNNESLLQVFKEDMMKTFEMTDLGLMHYFFGLEINQEEEGIFICQKKYIENLLKRFKMAGCKSVATPLVPNEKLRKEDGSAKANASTYRSIIGSLLYLTATRPDIMYATSLLSRFMQSPTQIHYGAAKRMLRYLQGTKEYGIWYKPETDSKLVGYTDSDWAGSVDDMRSTSGNAFSLGSGIFSWTSKKQERVAQSSTEDEYISAAESARQATWLRRIFEDLGEKKNQATEIYCDNKSAIAISKNPVFHNRTKHIPIKHHFIREATADKEIELKYCNTGEKIADIFTKSLARPKFEFLRRLLGVDQKCIKEEC, from the exons ATGAAAGAAGAGATCAAAAAGATCGATAaaaatggaacatgggaacgtGTCGAACGTCCACATGACAAAGAAATCATTGGCGTGAAGTGGGTTCACAAAACCAAAACTAATCCAGATGGATCAATTCAAAAAC CTCAAAAGAAATGCAGAATTCATCAGTTAGATGTTAAATCAGCATTTCTAAATGGTGAGTTGGAGGAAGAGATATATATCCAGCAACCACAAAGTTTTGTCAAGCAAGGAGAGAAGAGGAA GAGGAGTCCAAATGAACCAACACTTTACATTAAGACTATAAATTCGGGTACTCTTATTGTTTCTATGTATGTAGATGATCTTATCTATACAGGGAACAATGAATCTCTACTTCAGGTGTTCAAGGAAGACATGATGAAGACATTCGAGATGACCGACCTCGGATTAATGCACTATTTTTTCGGACTCGAAataaatcaagaagaagaaggcaTCTTCATATGTCAGAAGAAATATATTGAAAACCTACTAAAAAGGTTCAAGATGGCTGGATGCAAGTCTGTAGCAACACCACTGGTACCTAATGAAAAACTAAGGAAGGAAGATGGATCGGCGAAAGCAAATGCATCAACCTACAGAAGTATAATTGGAAGTTTGCTATACCTTACGGCAACAAGGCCTGATATCATGTATGCAACTAGTTTACTGTCAAGATTTATGCAAAGTCCAACACAAATTCATTATGGTGCAGCAAAAAGAATGTTAAGGTATCTACAAGGTACAAAGGAGTACGGCATATGGTACAAGCCAGAAACAGACTCAAAACTAGTTGGGTACACGGATAGTGACTGGGCTGGTTCAGTGGATGATATGCGAAGCACATCAGGCAATGCATTTTCACTTGGTTCTGGTATATTTTCTTGGACTTCTAAAAAGCAAGAAAGAGTCGCGCAATCATCAACAGAAGACGAGTATATATCAGCTGCAGAATCAGCACGCCAAGCTACATGGCTGAGAAGAATATTTGAAGATTTgggagaaaagaaaaatcaagcgACTGAAATATATTGTGACAACAAGTCTGCGATTGCTATATCGAAGAATCCTGTGTTTCATAATCGCACAAAACACATTCCTATCAAGCATCATTTTATTCGAGAAGCAACAGCGGACAAAGAAATTGAGCTCAAGTACTGCAATACTGGAGAAAAAATTGCAGACATATTTACAAAATCTTTGGCAAGGCCAAAATTTGAGTTCCTAAGAAGACTACTGGGAGTTGATCAAAAGTGTATCAAGGAGGAGTGTTGA